The DNA region GGCCATCTGGAACCTCGGACCGCGCTTCGCGGACGACGGCACGATGAACCCGGGCGGCTGGGGTCTTTCGGTCCCCGAGCTTCCCGCGTCGCTGGTCAGCGTCCCTGACCTGTCGCTGCTCGGTCAGGTGTCCTTCGGCTCGTTCGAGCGCATCGGGGTCCTCGCCGCGCTGATGCTGGTGTTCACCCTCGTCTTCACCAACTTCTTCGACGCGATGGGCACGATGACCGGCCTGTCCAAGGAGGCCCGCCTGGCCGACGCCAAGGGCGACTTCCCGCGGATCAAGTCCGCGCTGATCGTGGAGGGCATCGGGGCGGTCGCCGGCGGCCTGACGTCCAGTTCTTCCAACACCGTGTTCATCGAGTCCGGAGCCGGCATCGGCGAGGGCGCACGCACCGGGTTCGCGAACGTGGTGACCGGCCTGCTGTTCCTGGTCGCCATGTTCTTCACTCCGCTGGCATCCATCGTCCCCACCGAGGTCGCCGCGGCGGCACTGGTGATCGTCGGGGCGATGATGATGGCGCAGATCAAGGACATCGACTTCTCGGACTTCTCGATCCTGCTGCCGGTGTTCCTCAGCGTCACCGTGATGCCGCTGACGTACTCGATCGCCAACGGCATCGGCGCCGGCTTCATCTCGTGGGTGCTGGTCCGCTCCCTCGCCGGAAAGGCGCGCGAGATCAGCCCTCTGCTGTGGGTCGTCGCCGCAGGCTTCGCGCTGTACTTCGCGCGCGGACCGGTGGAGATGCTGCTGGCGGGCTGACCGCTTCGCACGGACTTGTGCAGATGCCCCCGGGCGGGTTGACCCCCGCCGGGGGCATCGCCGTCAGGGCGCGATCGGCTCGAGCACGAAGACGGCGATCTGCCGGTCCGTGCGCTTCTGGTAGTCGTCGTACGCCGGCCAGACCGCGGTGGCGTACCCCCACCACTCGGTCCGCTCGGGCCCGGACAGCTCTCGCGCCCGGTAGTCGCGCTTGACCGCGCCGTCCTGCAGTTCCACGTGCGGGTTCGCGCGCATGTTGCCGGCCCATTTAGGCTCGTCCGGATCGCCGCCCTTGGAGGCGACCACCGCGTACCGCCCGTCGTGCTCGACGCGCATCAGAGCGGTCTTGCGCAGTCCTCCCGACTTGGCTCCGACGGTCGTCAGGACGATGATCGGCACCCCGCGCAGGAGGTTCGCCTCGGCCCCGTTGGAGGCCTCGTAGCGTTCGGCCTGGTTGCGCGCCCATTCCGATGTGCTGGGCTTGTACTGTCCGGTGAGTGGCATCTGTCCACCGTATCCGGCGGCGACACGGGCAGTGCAGCGGGAATGCGGAAGGGGGACGGATGCCGCGGCATCCGTCCCCCTTCCGCGCTGTCCGCTAGAGCGAACCGATGATCTCCCGCATCAGGTCCGCGGTCTCGGACGGCGTCTTGCCGACCTTGACCCCGGCGGCCTCGAGGGCCTCCTTCTTGGCCTGCGCCGTGCCCGCGGAGCCGGAGACGATGGCGCCGGCGTGGCCCATCGTCTTGCCCTCGGGGGCGGTGAAGCCGGCGACGTAGCCGACGACCGGCTTGGTGACGTTGGCCTTGATGTAGTCCGCCGCCCGCTCTTCGGCGTCGCCGCCGATCTCGCCGATCATGACGATCGCCTTGGTCTCGGGGTCGGCTTCGAACGCCGCGAGCGCGTCGATGTGCGTCGTGCCGATGACCGGGTCGCCACCGATGCCGATCGCGGTGGAGAAGCCGATCTCGCGCAGCTCGTACATCATCTGGTAGGTCAGGGTGCCGGATTTCGAGACGAGTCCGATCGGGCCCTTCCCTGCGATG from Microbacterium sp. zg-B185 includes:
- a CDS encoding NCS2 family permease; amino-acid sequence: MSTVPTSPPESTEAVETRTPRNAFDRFFEISKRGSTLSAEIRGGLVTFVTMAYIVILNPIILSSGTDVAGDTLGFTQVAAATALTAGVMTVLFGLVTRLPFAFAAGLGINSFLAVSVVGQVTWAEAMGLVVINGLIIVLLAATGLRRMIFNAVPMQLKIAITVGIGLFIAFIGFVDAGFVTATGASSPPVGLGVEGSIGTVPTLIFVFTLLLTGILVARKVKGGILIGLVTGSVVAVIVEAIWNLGPRFADDGTMNPGGWGLSVPELPASLVSVPDLSLLGQVSFGSFERIGVLAALMLVFTLVFTNFFDAMGTMTGLSKEARLADAKGDFPRIKSALIVEGIGAVAGGLTSSSSNTVFIESGAGIGEGARTGFANVVTGLLFLVAMFFTPLASIVPTEVAAAALVIVGAMMMAQIKDIDFSDFSILLPVFLSVTVMPLTYSIANGIGAGFISWVLVRSLAGKAREISPLLWVVAAGFALYFARGPVEMLLAG
- a CDS encoding nitroreductase family deazaflavin-dependent oxidoreductase, with amino-acid sequence MPLTGQYKPSTSEWARNQAERYEASNGAEANLLRGVPIIVLTTVGAKSGGLRKTALMRVEHDGRYAVVASKGGDPDEPKWAGNMRANPHVELQDGAVKRDYRARELSGPERTEWWGYATAVWPAYDDYQKRTDRQIAVFVLEPIAP